One Trichocoleus desertorum ATA4-8-CV12 DNA window includes the following coding sequences:
- a CDS encoding GDP-L-fucose synthase, whose amino-acid sequence MTTLDLRDKRILVTGGAGFLGRQVIAQLQSAGADPQKITVVRSRDCDLRFLEQCQRAVDQQDVVIHLAAHVGGIGLNREKPAELFYDNLMMGTQLIHAAYQAGVQKFVCVGTICAYPKFTPVPFKEENLWDGYPEETNAPYGVAKKALLVQLQSYRQQYGFNGIYLLPVNLYGPEDNFDPRSSHVIPALIRKVYEAQQRGDQQLPVWGDGSPTREFLYSEDAARGIVMGAQSYNDSEPVNLGTGYEISIRDLVTLICELMGFEGEIVWETDQPNGQPRRCLDTERAKQFFGFTAQMEFKQGLKNTIEWYKQHAS is encoded by the coding sequence ATGACAACGCTGGATCTCAGAGATAAACGGATTTTAGTGACCGGGGGAGCTGGCTTCCTAGGGCGTCAAGTGATCGCCCAACTCCAAAGCGCGGGTGCTGATCCTCAGAAGATTACAGTCGTGCGATCGCGGGATTGTGATCTTCGTTTCCTCGAACAGTGCCAACGAGCGGTTGATCAGCAGGATGTGGTGATCCATTTAGCGGCGCATGTGGGTGGTATCGGGCTGAATCGGGAAAAGCCAGCAGAGCTGTTCTATGACAACTTGATGATGGGCACGCAGCTGATCCATGCCGCCTATCAAGCAGGAGTGCAAAAGTTTGTCTGTGTGGGCACCATTTGCGCTTACCCTAAGTTCACCCCGGTTCCGTTTAAGGAAGAGAATCTCTGGGACGGCTACCCGGAGGAAACTAACGCACCTTATGGTGTGGCTAAAAAAGCTCTGTTGGTCCAGCTGCAATCCTATCGTCAGCAATATGGCTTCAATGGCATCTACTTATTGCCAGTGAACTTGTATGGGCCTGAAGATAACTTTGATCCTCGCAGTTCCCACGTCATCCCAGCCTTGATTCGCAAGGTTTATGAAGCTCAGCAACGGGGAGACCAGCAACTTCCTGTCTGGGGTGACGGCAGCCCGACCCGTGAGTTTCTCTACTCTGAGGATGCGGCTCGTGGCATTGTCATGGGTGCGCAGTCTTACAACGATTCTGAGCCTGTGAATCTGGGGACTGGTTACGAGATCTCAATTCGTGATCTGGTGACTCTAATTTGTGAGCTGATGGGCTTCGAGGGTGAGATTGTTTGGGAAACCGACCAACCCAACGGTCAGCCTCGCCGTTGCTTAGATACAGAACGAGCTAAACAGTTCTTTGGTTTTACGGCTCAAATGGAATTCAAGCAAGGGCTGAAAAACACGATCGAGTGGTACAAACAGCACGCCAGCTAA
- the gmd gene encoding GDP-mannose 4,6-dehydratase gives MTQQKRALITGITGQDGSYLSELLLEKGYEVHGIIRRTSTFNTDRIDHIYEDPHKEGARLFLHYGDLTDGTTLRRILEEVQPQEIYNLGAQSHVRVSFDSPEYTVDAVGMGTLRLLEAIRDYQHRTGLEVRFYQAGSSEMFGKVQEVPQLETTPFYPRSPYACAKVYAHWQTVNYRESYGLFAANGILFNHESPRRGETFVTRKITRAIARIVAGKQKKIYLGNLDSKRDWGYAKDYVRAMWLMLQQDEADDYVVATGETHSISEFLDLSFRCVNLDWHDYVEFDERYLRPAEVDLLIGDPAKAKQKLGWEPSVTFAQLVAIMVEADLQALGLTMENGRGSSLEHATIRHEVSNVMS, from the coding sequence CAAGATGGCTCTTACCTCAGTGAATTACTGTTAGAAAAGGGTTATGAAGTTCATGGCATTATTCGACGAACTTCAACCTTCAATACGGATCGGATTGACCATATATACGAAGACCCTCACAAAGAGGGAGCGCGTTTGTTTCTGCACTATGGTGACTTAACAGATGGGACAACGCTACGCCGTATTTTAGAAGAAGTACAGCCACAAGAAATTTACAACCTAGGGGCTCAATCGCATGTGCGCGTCAGCTTTGACTCGCCAGAGTACACGGTTGATGCAGTGGGTATGGGGACACTTCGCTTACTGGAAGCGATCCGGGACTATCAGCACCGTACAGGCTTAGAAGTGCGATTCTACCAAGCAGGCTCCTCAGAAATGTTTGGGAAGGTGCAGGAAGTACCCCAACTAGAAACTACGCCCTTCTATCCCCGTAGTCCTTATGCTTGTGCCAAAGTTTACGCTCACTGGCAAACTGTAAACTACCGCGAATCCTATGGTCTGTTTGCTGCTAATGGGATTTTGTTCAACCACGAATCTCCACGTCGGGGTGAAACGTTTGTCACTCGCAAAATTACCCGAGCGATCGCCCGAATTGTGGCAGGTAAGCAAAAGAAAATTTACTTGGGTAACTTAGATTCCAAGCGAGACTGGGGATACGCCAAAGATTATGTGCGTGCAATGTGGTTGATGCTGCAACAAGATGAGGCAGATGACTACGTAGTGGCAACGGGTGAAACGCACTCGATTAGTGAGTTCCTCGATTTGTCCTTCAGGTGCGTCAACCTGGACTGGCACGACTACGTTGAATTTGATGAGCGCTACCTGCGTCCGGCAGAAGTTGACCTGCTGATTGGAGATCCCGCTAAAGCGAAGCAGAAGTTGGGCTGGGAGCCTTCTGTGACTTTTGCACAGCTTGTCGCCATCATGGTGGAAGCTGACTTGCAAGCTTTGGGACTTACTATGGAAAATGGTAGAGGTTCGTCTTTGGAACACGCTACCATTCGTCACGAAGTCAGCAATGTAATGAGCTAA